A portion of the Jaculus jaculus isolate mJacJac1 chromosome 5, mJacJac1.mat.Y.cur, whole genome shotgun sequence genome contains these proteins:
- the Znf436 gene encoding zinc finger protein 436 — protein sequence MPQHLLGVVVRVLASTNQMWNYNSRQAQRVQADTEDGPRSGVREERDPALSASCFSCSLTSGEANPLLERESWNYGSAVQGSCLQSLQPLLQFLSTHAQLDAYTYFEIRSENEVNPKQEISEDVEFGTTAERPVGNAEENPEGEEAFESGEKPERQWGDLTAEEWVSYPLQQVTDLLVHKEVHTGIRYHICSHCGKAFSQISDLNRHLKTHKADKPRKCSECGKGSAIAPTFFSTRECTMGSRHVTVVSVGKVLEGAPTLFSVRHLGEKPHKCNECEKSFCHISYLIQHQRAHNGEKPYECEECGKSFSRSSHLSQHQRTHAGDNLHECKEGGQGFSDSSDLIKHYLIPSVMSVGRVSVRALNW from the exons ATGCCGCAGCACCTGTTGGGAGTTGTAGTCCGCGTGCTGGCCAGCAccaatcaaat GTGGAACTACAACTCCCGGCAGGCGCAGCGCGTGCAGGC AGACACCGAGGACGGGCCACGATCGGGGGTCAGGGAGGAGCGTGACCCGG CGCTGTCTGCTAGCTGCTTCTCCTGCTCGCTCACCTCCGGGGAGGCGAACCCCT TACTGGAGAGAGAAAGTTGGAACTATGGCTCGGCGGTTCAAGgctcttgtttacaaagcctgcagcccctgcttcaattcctcagcacccacgcaCAGCTGGATGCATACACCT ATTTTGAGATCAGGAGTGAGAATGAAGTGAACCCAAAGCAGGAGATTAGTGAAGATGTGGAGTTTGGCACTACAGCTGAAAGACCCGTGGGGAATGCTGAGGAAAATCCTGAAGGTGAAGAGGCCTTTGAAAGTGGGGAAAAGCCAGAAAGACAGTGGGGAGATTTGACAGCAGAAGAGTGGGTTAGCTACCCTCTCCAACAAGTCACTGATCTGCTCGTCCACAAAGAAGTCCACACAGGCATTCGATATCACATATGTTCTCATTGTGGAAAGGCCTTCAGTCAGATTTCAGACCTTAATCGACACCTGAAAACTCACAAGGCAGACAAACCCCGTAAATGTTCCGAGTGTGGAAAGGGCTCAGCCATCGCTCCCACCTTCTTCAGCACCCGAGAGTGCACAATGGGGAGCAGGCATGTGACTGTAGTGAGTGTGGGGAAAGTTTTGGAAGGAGCTCCTACCTTATTCAGTGTCAGACATCTGGGTGAGAAGCCTCACAAATGCAATGAGTGTGAGAAAAGCTTCTGCCACATTTCTTACCTCATCCAGCACCAAAGGGCCCACAATGGGGAGAAACCATACGAGTGTGAGGAATGTGGGAAAAGCTTCAGCCGAAGCTCCCACCTGTCCCAGCACCAGAGGACACACGCGGGTGACAATCTTCATGAGTGTAAGGAGGGCGGACAGGGCTTCAGCGACAGCTCTGATCTCATCAAGCACTATCTCATCCCAAGTGTGATGAGTGTGGGAAGAGTTTCGGTCAGAGCTCTGAACTGGTAG